The proteins below come from a single Poecilia reticulata strain Guanapo linkage group LG5, Guppy_female_1.0+MT, whole genome shotgun sequence genomic window:
- the LOC103465465 gene encoding calcium/calmodulin-dependent protein kinase type 1D-like: MGRKEIICSWKKNVSNIKDVFDFKGKMGSGSFSEVYMVREKKTGQLYALKCLKKKHLTHSNLENEINVLKRIKHDNVVGLEDFYESRTHYYLVMQLVSGGELFDRILDKGVYTEKDASKVVKQVLEAVSYLHKNSIVHRDLKPENLLYYNMDENAKIMVSDFGLSKTLEHGVMSTACGTPGYVAPEVLAQKPYSKAVDCWSIGVITYILLCGYPPFFEENETRLFSKIMRAEYAFHSPFWDDISESAKDFIRNMMEKNPTKRFTTEQALRHSWIAENTAKDLDIYQSVCEQMGRNFAKSKWKQAFNAASVIHHMMKLQLPHSESFPSPLSLPNIVVESSSHSDSELPNPCCDKGDPLDPNGNPIVMASHSQSANAESGREMCPLLRSSHSEPGSTATVMADPRGAAHSFHSEGDTHFRPSPSLDVVGQRKDQPLQSGVCTIM; the protein is encoded by the exons ATGGGGCGGAAGGAGATCATCTGcagctggaagaaaaatgtcagcaacATCAAGGATGTGTTCGATTTCAAAGGAAAAATGGGATC GGGGTCGTTCTCGGAGGTTTACATGgtgagagagaagaaaacaggtCAGCTTTACGCCCTGAAGTGTCTGAAGAAAAAGCACCTCACTCACAGCaatctggaaaatgaaatcaacgTGCTGAAGAG GATAAAACATGATAACGTTGTAGGATTGGAGGACTTTTATGAAAGCCGAACACATTACTACCTTGTCATGCAACT GGTGTCCGGCGGCGAACTGTTTGATCGCATTTTAGACAAAGGGGTTTACACTGAGAAGGATGCCAGCAAAGTGGTCAAACAGGTGCTGGAGGCTGTCAGCTATCTTCATAAAAACAGCATAGTGCACAGAGATCTgaag CCTGAGAACCTGCTGTACTACAACATGGATGAGAATGCTAAGATCATGGTCAGTGACTTTGGTCTGTCTAAGACACTTGAGCATGGAGTCATGTCTACAGCCTGTGGTACTCCAGGTTATGTTG ctCCTGAAGTTTTGGCTCAGAAGCCCTACAGCAAAGCAGTGGACTGCTGGTCCATTGGAGTTATCACATACATCCT ACTCTGTGGCTACCCTCCGTTCTTCGAAGAAAACGAGACTCGTCTGTTTTCAAAGATCATGAGGGCTGAGTATGCCTTCCATTCACCTTTCTGGGATGACATCTCTGAGTCAG CCAAAGACTTCATTCGGaacatgatggaaaaaaaccccacgAAACGCTTCACTACTGAACAAGCACTCCGGCATTCATG GATTGCTGAAAACACAGCCAAAGACCTGGACATTTATCAGTCTGTCTGTGAACAGATGGGGAGAAACTTTGCCAAATCCAAATGGAAG CAAGCCTTCAATGCAGCTTCAGTAATCCACCACATGATGAAACTGCAGCTGCCCCACAGCGAGTCCTTCCCCTCGCCCCTCTCTCTGCCCAACATCGTAGTGGAGTCTTCCTCTCATTCCGACTCTGAGCTGCCCAATCCCTGCTGCGATAAGGGGGACCCCCTTGATCCTAACGGGAACCCTATTGTGATGGCGAGTCATTCACAGAGCGCTAACGCAGAGTCAGGCAGAGAGATGTGTCCGCTCCTCAGATCCAGTCACAGCGAACCTGGCAGCACGGCTACCGTCATGGCAGATCCAAGAGGCGCCGCCCACAGCTTCCATTCGGAAGGGGACACTCATTTCAGGCCGTCTCCCAG